In Vibrio mangrovi, the DNA window TAAAATTGGTACTGAATTTTCTGAAGCTTATCGAGAATGGGCTTGGGGAGAAGGGCAGAGCGAGTTTCCAGACGAACTCTTTTCAGAATGTCAACCACCAGAGATTTATCTGAAATTTCACGTTGCTAAATATTTTGAGGAGATAGTAAACTCTTCTTCAGTAGAAGATGCGAAAAAAAATCACTTGGATGAGATTACTGCATTTCAAAACATTCGACCTCATGCTTTAATCACAACTAACTATGACGGTTTTCTCGAGGAAATTTTCCCTGATTATACGAGAGTTATAGGGCAATCAATTCTAAAAGCTAACTATACTGATGTAGGAGAAATATTAAAAATACATGGGTGTTCATCAGATCCTTCAAGTATAGTTTTAATTTCATCTGATTATGATGAATTTCAAGCAAAGAAAAAGTACTTGAGCGCAAAATTATTAACATTTTTTGCTGAACACCCTCTAGTATTTTTAGGGTATAGTGCAGAAGACCCAAATATAAAGACTATACTTTCTGATATTGATGAGATCCTTTCGCCAGATAATGAATTAATTCCCAATATATATATTATTGAATGGGATCCTAATGCAGAAAATGAATCATCATATCAAAGAGAAAAACTTATATCAGTAGATCATGAGAGAAGTGTTCGAATTAAAAGCATAACTGCAAATGATTTTACTTGGATATATAAGGCCTTTGGCTCTTCGGATGCGATAGAAGCAATTAGTCCTAAAATTCTACGAGCTCTATTAGCACGAACCTATTCACTTGTAAGACATGATATTCCCAAAAGAACAATTGAAGTTAATTACCAGACATTAGAACATGCGGTATCAGAAGAGGGTGAACTTGCGAAACTTTATGGAATTACAACTCTCGATAATCCAGCGGCAGTTAATGCAATGTTTCCGTTCACACTTACTCATGTAGGTAAGGCTCTTGGTTATAAAGGTTGGCACCAAGCTAATCAGCTAATAGTCAAAATCGAGCAAGAAAAAGGAATAAATATAAAAGAGAGTGATAATAAATATCATGTGGCAATCATGGTAGGACAGGTTATGCAAACTCATAAATATTCACAGAGTGTAATAGATCTTCTGACTATTGTAAGAGATGGCGGTGAATATGATGTGGAGCAGTGATCCCCTAAATGAATTCAAATCAAGGGCAAATTTCAAGGATGAAATTTCAGGCTCTTATGAGCAGGAGAGAATAGAGCCGCCCGGGCCAACACACTCGAAACCCAAGGCCTTTTGGGATACTTTTGCGGCCCAAGCAAAAGTATCTGTCAATGTCGCAGAGATCAACAAACCCACTGCGCGCACACCACCCAACTCATGTTCCTTAATCACATCCGACAGGAAAATCAATTGCTGGAAACTATACTGTAAAAATCAGCTCAGACTGCATAGGAAAGTGAAAATGCCAAGAAGACTCACTCAGACCAAATCAGAAACACACCAGACAATGAAAAACACTTCATTTGAGAGCATGGTCGTCAGTTGGTTAATGCAGGATGGCTGGCAGGTCTTTATTCCCATACTGGATCATGGTCATAAGACAGATTTACTCATATCAGATGGTCCGAACTATTACCGAATTCAGGTGAAAACCGTAGAAGCATCCGGAGATGCTCACGTTGTCCAGAACCGTTGGGAGGGAAGTAATATTGATGTGGTTATTTTCTTTGCCCGGAATTCGAACTGGGGTGTTATTGCGCCTGGCTTCCACGAGAAAGAGCGACCTTTAAACCATGAAACCCATCGTAAATTCATTCAAAGCAAGAAAGAGTTTTTACGTGAGTTTCATCAACTATGACAATAAATAAGCACTGTTGCTTTCAATTTATTTTGCCCATATGGCATTCACTTTTTGTATTTTTTCATCAGTCGTGTAATTAATAGGATCTGAATAAAACTTGAAAAACTCACTCATATTTTCCGGTCTGATTTCACTATCAGCATCAAATTTTTTCAGAACCTGAACCTTCACTGAATGACCGACAATATCAAAAATATAATATCCGGACTCCAACACAACATGATTTTTAAGCTCTTCATAGGTGCAGTCACCGGAGAAAATCATCCGGTAATTGAAACCTGTATAGATCTGTGAGCTACAAGATGCATCGTCATACATGATCTGGTTATTTTTATAGTAGTATTTGTGTAATGCCTGAACTGCTTTGAGTTCATCTGTAACGCCTGAATCTCCGGTTATCGCTTTCGTTTTGGCAAAATCGGGCTGATCCATTTTTGCCAGTGCGATAAGACGACAGACTTTACTCCAGATACCGCTATTTGATTTATCAGGAATCACATTAAGATAGTCCGTTAAATCATCTTCTTCAGGTATTAAATCATTGAGGGCGACAATCCATTCAGAATCACTGCTGATGGATTCAGTATCGTAGTATTTCACCCCCGTCTTGACTCTCAGTAGTTGATACTTGTGGATAAATACTTGTTTCAGCCTTGGTAAAATACCTTCCGGGCAATAAGCGCTATCGGTGAAAGCCTCAATTTTGGTTTTTGCATCGTCGGGAGAATCCGGATGAATGATCATTTCGATAGAGCAACCCAGTTTTTGTTTTAAGCAGGCCAGTAGTTTGGTCTTAGTTGTCGCATCTTCATATAAAGCTTTTATCGAAGCTGTCGCTTGTTTCTCCACTGGTAACAATTTGACAAGTGGTTTTTTGCTGTCTGCTGTGGAAAAACTTTTCTCATATAAACTTTTACTGACAATCAGCGTCTGGTTTTTTTCATCGTATATCATGGTTAATCGCCTTCTGTATTACCACTCATCATCACCAAATAAATTGCCGGTAGAGAAATCATCCTCATGGGCTTTACCGGTAGCACACATGGCATCCCAGAATTCATCAAGTTCCGCTAAATCAGAAAGAGGGATCCAGCTTAAGCGTTCTTCTCCGGAATCATCTCTGAATATGCCCATCCATTGTGGGACAACTCTCCCCATGCTACCGATTGTTAAAGATGGAGCGAGTAGAACAAATGGTTCAGATGGGGAACCGAATTTATGTTTCATTGCTTCCAGCCAATCATCCAGTTCTTTCTTGTGTAAAGGTGCACCACCAATACCATGCAGCAGGCCAGCATATAATTTTGTGCAATCTTTAAATGGCGATTCATACTGAGTAAGGGCGCTAGCACTCATTGACTTGCCTGTCATATGATTGTTGCTCCAGCTTTGACTTAAACCAAATTCTTTGCCCTCAAAGGCTGCAAATGGGTCAAGTCCGAGTAAAAGCTTTGTACCATTCGACCACTTATTGCGAATATGGGCTTCAGGAACCCGAACAGTTAAAACGATGTCACAGCCGCTGACGGATTCAGGTGCTCGTTCAAATTGATCATTCTGATTCGCAAGAATTTTTCCGTCCAATGTTGTTGTCCACTTGTTCAGATTCGTGTCATAAGTAGATTTATGGCCATCGTTATGGGCAAAGTCACCACGATAGACATAATTGAAATAAGACTTCTGACTAACCTGAAGGGTTAAGTTCTGAAGATTAAATACGGTGGTTAAGTCCAGTGAATCAAGGAGTGATTTCAACTCACGGATCGAATTTGCTTCATCGTCACTGTGTTCATCTCTGACCCAATATCGGATCACATCACTTTCTCTTCGATAGAATCCTTCCAGCATTATCATTCCTCATCTGGTTGAATCGATATTGTGAGTGATTATTAAAAATAAGTGGATGAATCGGCTCGGAGAAATATCTTAAAAATGAAGAGGAAACGCTGAATGTATCGGCAAAATTGATGATGAAGATATTCTCATCAATAAATACATTGAATAAATCCTCCCCTGAAAGAGCATCCAGTAGCTTCATACGACAAAATAATAAGAAAACCCTAGCCATTCATAATTTATGTTATTCAGCCCATCGACTAAACTCTCAATATGCAACATTTTTCTTTCGTGCATAAAGTCAGGGGGCGTTATGGCTATACAGTCCTACATAATCAAAGTGACCAAATTTATTGGTCTGTATATTTTGATATTATTGCTAATTTCTGTCGGTATCCTGATATATAAAACACCTCAGGTTATGACGTCGATCTCTTATGAGCAGTTCATTCATCGCAAACAGTTAGTTTTGGAAAAGATTGAGGCAGTGAAGAACGAAAACATATATAATATTCAACTACTTATTGAATCCAAAAAGGAATATAAAGACAGAAAAACACATGAGAGCACAGTGAACCGAGAGCCTGAATTATCTCGAGAACTGCTTCAGGAGCGGGAGGTACCATTTTCCTCTTCGCATCCTATGGAGCCGATCACATCCCCGAGATTTTCGGGCAACCATTTGAACAATGAAAAATTAAACGCTGATCCTTTAACCGAGGCCCAATCTTTAGCATCTGATGCTCACTCTTATCTGATCAAACTTGAAGCTTCCGAAAACGTACCTCTCGGTGACGATGGAGTGATGTCTGTCTGGCTAGGAAAGAAAGAATATGAACCCCGCACCTTATCTGGAAATATCAGCGATACAATGATCAGAGAAACCACGGCAGTAGCAGCCAGAGTCGTTCCCATAGAGCGTAATGGAATGACTTACAAGCGGATATCGGATCATTCTGACGGTTGTATGCTGTTGGGGCCGGAAGGAACGGTCGATATGTTTACATTTACGGCATCGAAAGCGGGAAATCATGATGTCAGCGCATTGGTGCACTTTTATCATAATCAGCAGTGTAACGGCAGTTCATCAGCGATTCAGACAGAAAAAGTGTCCGTCACGGTAAAAGTTGCGGGATTCTGGGAAACAGCAAAAAACTCAGTTGATCATTACAATTTCGTTGGCAAGGCCGTCACTCAGTTTTTGGACTGGCTGATGCAAGGTGAAAATATGCTTCTGCAAACGCTCTCCGGTCTGATTCTCTCTGTATTCAGTTTCTATTTCAAGAACCTTAAAGAAGCGCTGGTGAGAAAGTTTGTGCATCATGAAGTGCACTGATTTCTGATTGAAATTGCTCCGGACAAGCTATGTTCGGGGCAATTACTTCCATACAACAAAATTACCAGTACTTCACACCATTACTGCTTTAATTTCGAAATAAAAGGGATATTACGATACTTATTCTGCCACGGTAATCCGTAACCGATCAGCAGATCATCATTTTCCATTTCATAGGCATAAAACTGCTTTACAGGGATATTGACTCTGCCCGGTTTGACAAACAAGGTAGCGACAGAGAGCGACTTTAAAGAGTATGTCTGAGTCAAATGTTCAACCAGACGTTTCATCGTGCCACCAGACTCAATTGCATCATCAATTAAAATGACATCTTTGCCGTGAATACCGATGTTATTGTGAAATACAATTGTGGATTGGTTGTTCCGCTCTCCGGGTGTATGCGGACAGGAAATATAATCCATACAAATATCGAAATTAAGTTTCCTGACCACATCTGCGGTAAATAAAATACCGCCGGGAACCACCGTAATCACAACGGCATCGGTGAAGTGATCGTTCAGTTGCTGCGCAACGATTTCAACGCCTTTCTGAATAAATATTTCATCCAGAACCAGTTCACCGATATGTTTGTTATTCATTTATTTCCGCCTCAGTCAAAATCTCTTCATCAATTGCAGTGGGTGCAGTTCATGAATTAAATTGCATCAAAGCGTTATTCTAATTTCATATCAGTGAACTGACATTATAAGATTTGTTAAAAATGATCAGAAACTCATCCTTCAAAAATCTGAACACCGGTCAGCGGTAAATTTACCAGTTCTGCAATACTGTTGAGCATCGCTTTGAAATCCTGCTGGTGAAATTCAAATTCACCGTGATTGGGTTCAAAGATAAGCTTTTTATCTTTTTCTGATTCAGCAAAGGCCAGTGCATGAGCACCGTCATCGCTATAGATGGTGATGATGCCTTGTTTCACACTGCTTAGTCCGGTTTGAAAAGTATCATAGGCCGGGCCATTATCCGGCATATCCAGCATCAGAAATGGCAGCGCTTCCGTGACCTGATTCTGAAGTACGGGTTTGAGATGAATATCTTTATATGCAGCGGCCTCAATGACACTATTCGTTCCGGCAAGAGACGCTTTGATAATATCTCCTTCCGCTATCGCTTCCTTCATCTGAGACGCATGATCATGGCGGTAAAAATTATGAATAATGCGGGAGTGAACAACACCTTCGAAAGATGAAAGGTAATTCATTCTTTCTGTAGCAGCTGGCTGGCTGGCATGAGCACCGTGGTGTTTAATTCTTTCTAACCAGTTCAAAGCAAGACCGTAACACATGGCCCGGGCGTCGATATCATGCCTGTTCGTACATAAATCCTGATCAAACCGGGCAAGTACGCGATGTTCAAGTAAAGACGGAAGACTCTGCCATTGTGAATGATGTAAGTCTGACGGAGATGGCATTGTCGGCTGACTGGATTGAGAACCGATTATTTCAACAGATGAATGAAGAGGATGAGTTGAATGAGTCAATGCATCGACCATATTTTTCTCCAGCATACAAATATTTAACATGAGTACATGCTAGGACAGCAAAGTTCCCGGCATCCTGAAATTTTTTACAAATGTTACTTTCATTCCATATATGCCAACGATCATTTCGGTGAAATATCTATCAGCAACGATGGCTATGCTGCCATTTGCTCCGGCAAGTGGCTGAACAATTTCGGCACCCTGGTGTCTTAATTGTCATTCCCCTGAATAGTAAATTGATGTACGGTGCAAGGGACATGCAGCACAACACTCTGTTCATGGTTGAACAGAGCTATCAAACATCAGAATAAGAAAGGAGTCACTCTCATGATTTTACAAGAAAAATTCACTCTAACGAATGGTGTTGAGATCCCTAAACTGGGCCTTGGCACATGGATGATTCAGGGAGAGTCTGCTGAGAAGGCAGTGAAAGACGCAATTCAGATCGGTTACCGGCATATCGATAGTGCGCAGGATTACGGTAATGAAGCAGAAGTTGCCACAGCAATTAAATCATGTGGTGTCAGCCGTGATGAGATCTTTCTAACCACTAAACTGGCGGCACAGTATAAATCATATCAGGATTCAGTTGCGGCCATTGATGGATCTCTTCAGCGGATGGGGCTGGATTACGTTGACCTGATGATCATTCACAGCCCGCAACCCTGGGGGAATTTTGGTGCCAGTGACCGTTTTTATGAAGGTAATCTGGAAGCATGGCGTGCACTGGAAGAAGCATATCAGGCTGGAAAAATCCGTGCGATAGGTCTTTCTAACTTTCAGGAACAGGATATTGAGAACATTCTGAAATCCTGTTCGGTTGCGCCGATGGTCAATCAGATTCTGGCGCATATAACCAATGTGCCCGATCAGTTAATTCAGTATTCACAGGAGAAAGGCCTGTTAGTCGAAGCCTATTCACCGGTCGGACACGGTGAGCTGTTTAAAAACAGTCAGATTGCTCAGATGGCCGAAAAGTACGGCGTTTCCATCCCACAATTGTGTATTCGCTATACGTTGCAACTGGGATTGCTGCCGCTACCGAAAACAGCAAATCCTGATCATATGAGAAACAATGCAGATCTGGATTTTGTGATTTCTCAGGAAGATATGAATGTTCTGAATCATCTGGAAAAAATTCAGGACTACGGAGATGCAAGCATGTTCCCGGTTTATCGCCTGAGCTAATTGACAGCAGTTCTTTTATATCGTCATGATGACGGTAAGTAAAATAACCTCCTTTCTGACAACAGAGGGAGGTTATTTTTTATATGGATGATTTCTTAGACAGAGAGTTAATAATAAAAAAATTAATATAAGCTCAAATAATAAAAGCAATTCATGTTGATTCATATAAATATAAATTAATTGATTATTTATTATCTATAAAAGTTATAAATCAATTGGCTGAACTATACTCATAACAGACAGACACGACTCAATCGTGTATTTGCTTACTTCTTACCAAACAGGGTCAACAAGGAGGATTGAATATGAATTCAGCTGTTGATTTAGTAAAAGCCGACTTTTCCGGCACTTATGAACAGGATCATGGTGTCTTAAAAGGTGAGCTGAATCTTGGCGGAATCGTTGAAGTTGATGGTAATACCAACTTGAGTGAAGTGATTCACTTTAGTGAAGGGGGTTATGTTGAAGCGATACAGTATGTCCCTCAAACCAGCGTTTTTCCTAACCAGATTCAGGTTCTCGGTCAGGCGCCTTCACGTATCAACGGTCATATTGACATGGTCTTTAAAGATTCGGAAGGCTCAACATATTCTTTATCGATTTATGCGACCAACCCTGAACAACATACGCTAGATATATTTGGTCATCCGGTCACTATAGTCGAAATTTCGTGGGAGAGAGCTTAATTATATTGAATGCTTTTAGTGAGTTACTTATGGCGTCAGAGAATTAAACTCAGTTTCTTATTTAATTCTGTATGGCGCCATTTTTGTGTCTGACGGTCACTTTTGTCTGAAATTTTATATCTGCCTGCCTTTTATCTATTGATGGTGCTTCTTAAGCAATGTATCAAAACGGCTATCCATACAGATACTGATATCTGTCGTTACAAACTGACCGTTATAGTACAGAGAAAAAATGGTTGCCGGTGTTGGTGCAGACTGGGCTTGCTCCTGTGTTTCCAGCCGGACGACTTTTAGCGGCAGGTTCCTTTTCCGGGCTGTTTCAGTTAAAGATTCCTGCACATGATATTCCGCAAAAGGGCAACGATTCGAATAGTAAACGACAATTCCGTTGGTTTCCGGACATCCGGTTTCGATAGCCGACGGATTAAAAAACGGTGTCATAGCATCATTATTAAGTTTTCTGACTAACAGGCAGAAACCGTCTGTGGTTGTCGCGCATATTTCAAACCCTTGATTCAGTAGCCATTTGGTATCACTCATAAAATGGTATTTTTTAACACCTGCCACAGTGACAATACCGTCTTTCTTATGAGCTTGAGCATCGTCCAGAGCCTGTTGTAACAGCGCTTTACCGTGACCTTGCCCTTTATACTTACCAGAAACCCAAAAGCAGTTGATTAACAGATAATTGGGTGCATTAACCGGCACCCAGCCATGTTCTGCCGGGCCGTATTCGATGAAAACTTTCGCCCGTTCATCAAGACGCAGAAATGTATAGCCATTGCTGAATTCTTGTTTTAGCCACGCCTTTTTCAACTGATAACCCTGAGTGCATTTTTTGTCAGAAAATGCACAGCAGATGTGTTCAGAATCAATATTCTCTTCGGTCAATGTGATGTATGACATAAAACATTTCTCTATGAGTTCAGATTTGTATGGTTACTGTAGAAAACAGACCAATTAACCATACACAACAATACCCATATAAAATGTAGTTTAATTCAGTTATTTGATAAAAATGATACTGAACGGGGGAAGTGAGGAAAACTGCTTTCTGAAAGAATCACTCAGAAAGCAGTATGAGTCCGGATTAATTCTGATGGCTGAATGCCAGACGAATGCCGAAATAGAGAAACAGAGTGCCGGTACATTTGGTCAGGATAGCAGTCAGACGCTGACTCTTTCTGAATTTATTGCTGATCGCCGATGCGCTCCAGGCAAGGAAATGACACCAGAGCATCCCGTTGATGTTGAACACCAGCCCAAGGAAAATAAAAGAAAATGCTTTATCCGGTGCATCCATAGCGATGAACTGAGGGACAAATGCCAGAAAGAACAGGGCAACCTTCGGGTTCAGTACATTGGTTAAAAAACCCTGCATAAAAATCTTAGAGAATGGCATTGGTTTTTTATTCGGAGTTATCTCTTGCTGAGGTGTATTCCCGGCAAACAGCATACTTGC includes these proteins:
- a CDS encoding SIR2 family protein; translation: MEHDYKSYIKEISDDISTCLDSMGVQPILFVGSGISQRYIGTPTWDLLLKNLSESCPILDKSYAYYKQKHTSLIKIGTEFSEAYREWAWGEGQSEFPDELFSECQPPEIYLKFHVAKYFEEIVNSSSVEDAKKNHLDEITAFQNIRPHALITTNYDGFLEEIFPDYTRVIGQSILKANYTDVGEILKIHGCSSDPSSIVLISSDYDEFQAKKKYLSAKLLTFFAEHPLVFLGYSAEDPNIKTILSDIDEILSPDNELIPNIYIIEWDPNAENESSYQREKLISVDHERSVRIKSITANDFTWIYKAFGSSDAIEAISPKILRALLARTYSLVRHDIPKRTIEVNYQTLEHAVSEEGELAKLYGITTLDNPAAVNAMFPFTLTHVGKALGYKGWHQANQLIVKIEQEKGINIKESDNKYHVAIMVGQVMQTHKYSQSVIDLLTIVRDGGEYDVEQ
- a CDS encoding PDDEXK-like family protein, which gives rise to MPRRLTQTKSETHQTMKNTSFESMVVSWLMQDGWQVFIPILDHGHKTDLLISDGPNYYRIQVKTVEASGDAHVVQNRWEGSNIDVVIFFARNSNWGVIAPGFHEKERPLNHETHRKFIQSKKEFLREFHQL
- a CDS encoding phosphoribosyltransferase: MNNKHIGELVLDEIFIQKGVEIVAQQLNDHFTDAVVITVVPGGILFTADVVRKLNFDICMDYISCPHTPGERNNQSTIVFHNNIGIHGKDVILIDDAIESGGTMKRLVEHLTQTYSLKSLSVATLFVKPGRVNIPVKQFYAYEMENDDLLIGYGLPWQNKYRNIPFISKLKQ
- a CDS encoding YopT-type cysteine protease domain-containing protein; translated protein: MVDALTHSTHPLHSSVEIIGSQSSQPTMPSPSDLHHSQWQSLPSLLEHRVLARFDQDLCTNRHDIDARAMCYGLALNWLERIKHHGAHASQPAATERMNYLSSFEGVVHSRIIHNFYRHDHASQMKEAIAEGDIIKASLAGTNSVIEAAAYKDIHLKPVLQNQVTEALPFLMLDMPDNGPAYDTFQTGLSSVKQGIITIYSDDGAHALAFAESEKDKKLIFEPNHGEFEFHQQDFKAMLNSIAELVNLPLTGVQIFEG
- a CDS encoding aldo/keto reductase, translating into MILQEKFTLTNGVEIPKLGLGTWMIQGESAEKAVKDAIQIGYRHIDSAQDYGNEAEVATAIKSCGVSRDEIFLTTKLAAQYKSYQDSVAAIDGSLQRMGLDYVDLMIIHSPQPWGNFGASDRFYEGNLEAWRALEEAYQAGKIRAIGLSNFQEQDIENILKSCSVAPMVNQILAHITNVPDQLIQYSQEKGLLVEAYSPVGHGELFKNSQIAQMAEKYGVSIPQLCIRYTLQLGLLPLPKTANPDHMRNNADLDFVISQEDMNVLNHLEKIQDYGDASMFPVYRLS
- a CDS encoding N-acetyltransferase — protein: MSYITLTEENIDSEHICCAFSDKKCTQGYQLKKAWLKQEFSNGYTFLRLDERAKVFIEYGPAEHGWVPVNAPNYLLINCFWVSGKYKGQGHGKALLQQALDDAQAHKKDGIVTVAGVKKYHFMSDTKWLLNQGFEICATTTDGFCLLVRKLNNDAMTPFFNPSAIETGCPETNGIVVYYSNRCPFAEYHVQESLTETARKRNLPLKVVRLETQEQAQSAPTPATIFSLYYNGQFVTTDISICMDSRFDTLLKKHHQ
- a CDS encoding LysE family translocator yields the protein MFGVTDLWLFVISGLALNMIPGPDSLYIVGRSASQGFKAGSVAALGIGTGTMIHVLAAAFGLSALLATSAMAFTVIKVIGCLYLLYIGASMLFAGNTPQQEITPNKKPMPFSKIFMQGFLTNVLNPKVALFFLAFVPQFIAMDAPDKAFSFIFLGLVFNINGMLWCHFLAWSASAISNKFRKSQRLTAILTKCTGTLFLYFGIRLAFSHQN